One window of Agromyces rhizosphaerae genomic DNA carries:
- a CDS encoding cation-translocating P-type ATPase — MASDDRTDQPTDPNAPATGPIDPTLARAAEVADALGVDPAAGLTTTDAARRLEADGPNELRESRGTPLWRRILSQFQDPLIYLLLGALVVALFAWALEGAEGLPIDVIVIGAIVIVNAIIGVVQEARADEAVAALSRMTEANSLVLRDGDRITVPSRDLVRGDVLLLGEGDQVGADARLVESSGLRVGEASLTGESQPVDKHPRALAEPAEVGDRTNMVFKGTAVNRGTGRAVVTATGMDTQMGSIATLLDQTEEEQTPLQREIGRVGRMLGIVVIAIAIVVVATIIVVEGVTQPADLVTVLLLGVSLAVAAVPEGLPAIMSVVLALGVQRMAKRNAVVRQLSSVETLGAASAICSDKTGTLTTNEMTVQRILTASGEVELAGVGYAPVGDATAGGVPLGDGPLREEAQVVLAAGSLANDAGLREDGGRWSVQGDPTDGAFLVAARKLEGTVERVGRFERLGSVPFDADRMMMSTANRHLDEGVSVLFSKGAPDVLLERCTAIRVGDEVEPLTDERRARALADVHALTREAYRTLGVAYREQPDDLPTETDAPELDDSVEHDLVYVGVVGIIDPARPEAKPAIAEAHRAGIRVLMITGDHPETAARIATDLGIAPPGEEAVAGRELGALDDETLRRTVHEHSVYARVAPEHKLRIVDALQADGQVIAMTGDGVNDAPALKSADIGVAMGVTGTEVTKQAAKMILGDDDFATIVAAVRQGRVIFDNIKKFLRYLLFSNMGEVMTVFFGVVLAGALGLAGASDEAVVAPLLATQILWMNLITDSAPALAMGVDPEIDDVMARKPRSVDDRAIDGRMWFGIFLTGAVMAVAALGVMDLFLPGGLIPGGEDSVEVARTAAFTTLVFASMLTGFNARSETRSAFFRPFSNRWLLGAVALSVVLQVAVVEVPFLQVAFGTAHLSAEHWIACIAAATLVLWASELQKLVLRARDRARFAG; from the coding sequence GTGGCGAGCGACGACCGGACCGACCAGCCGACCGACCCGAACGCGCCCGCAACCGGGCCGATAGACCCCACCCTCGCCCGCGCCGCCGAGGTCGCCGACGCGCTCGGCGTCGACCCGGCCGCCGGACTCACGACGACCGACGCCGCCCGCCGCCTCGAGGCGGACGGCCCGAACGAGCTGCGCGAGTCGAGGGGCACCCCGCTCTGGCGCCGCATCCTCTCCCAGTTCCAGGATCCGCTGATCTACCTGCTGCTCGGCGCGCTCGTCGTCGCGCTGTTCGCGTGGGCGCTCGAGGGTGCGGAGGGCCTGCCGATCGACGTGATCGTGATCGGCGCGATCGTGATCGTGAACGCGATCATCGGCGTGGTGCAGGAGGCGCGCGCCGACGAGGCCGTCGCGGCGCTCTCGCGCATGACCGAGGCCAACAGCCTCGTGCTGCGCGACGGAGACCGCATCACCGTGCCGAGCCGCGACCTGGTGCGCGGCGACGTGCTGCTGCTCGGCGAGGGCGACCAGGTCGGCGCCGACGCGCGACTGGTCGAGTCGAGCGGGCTGCGCGTGGGCGAGGCATCCCTCACCGGCGAGAGCCAGCCGGTCGACAAGCACCCGCGCGCGCTCGCCGAGCCGGCCGAGGTCGGCGACCGCACCAACATGGTCTTCAAGGGCACGGCCGTGAACCGGGGCACGGGCCGGGCCGTCGTCACCGCGACCGGCATGGACACGCAGATGGGCTCCATCGCGACCCTGCTCGACCAGACCGAGGAGGAGCAGACCCCGCTGCAGCGCGAGATCGGCCGGGTCGGGCGGATGCTCGGGATCGTCGTGATCGCCATCGCGATCGTCGTCGTGGCGACCATCATCGTCGTCGAGGGCGTGACGCAGCCGGCCGACCTGGTCACCGTGCTGCTGCTCGGCGTCTCGCTCGCGGTCGCCGCGGTGCCCGAGGGGCTGCCGGCGATCATGTCGGTCGTGCTGGCGCTCGGCGTGCAGCGCATGGCCAAGCGCAACGCCGTGGTGCGGCAGCTGTCGAGCGTGGAGACGCTGGGCGCGGCATCCGCCATCTGCTCCGACAAGACCGGCACGCTCACGACCAACGAGATGACCGTGCAGCGGATCCTCACCGCGTCGGGGGAGGTCGAGCTCGCGGGCGTCGGCTACGCGCCCGTCGGCGACGCGACGGCCGGCGGCGTGCCGCTCGGCGACGGACCGCTGCGCGAGGAGGCGCAGGTCGTGCTCGCGGCGGGCTCGCTCGCGAACGACGCGGGGCTGCGCGAGGACGGCGGCCGGTGGAGCGTGCAGGGCGACCCGACCGACGGGGCCTTCCTCGTCGCGGCGCGCAAGCTCGAGGGCACCGTGGAGCGGGTCGGACGGTTCGAGCGGCTCGGCTCGGTGCCGTTCGACGCCGACCGCATGATGATGTCGACCGCGAACCGCCACCTCGACGAGGGCGTGTCGGTGCTCTTCAGCAAGGGCGCGCCCGACGTGCTGCTCGAGCGCTGCACCGCGATCCGCGTGGGCGACGAGGTGGAGCCGCTCACCGACGAGCGGCGCGCGCGGGCGCTCGCCGACGTGCACGCCCTCACCCGCGAGGCGTACCGCACCCTCGGCGTCGCCTATCGCGAGCAGCCCGACGACCTTCCGACCGAGACGGATGCCCCCGAGCTCGACGACTCCGTCGAGCACGACCTGGTCTACGTGGGTGTCGTGGGCATCATCGACCCGGCGCGGCCCGAGGCGAAACCGGCGATCGCGGAGGCGCATCGGGCGGGCATCCGGGTGCTCATGATCACCGGCGACCACCCCGAGACCGCGGCACGCATCGCGACCGACCTCGGCATCGCCCCGCCCGGCGAGGAGGCCGTGGCCGGGCGCGAGCTCGGCGCGCTCGACGACGAGACGCTGCGGCGCACGGTGCACGAGCACTCCGTGTACGCGCGCGTCGCCCCCGAGCACAAGCTGCGCATCGTCGACGCGCTGCAGGCCGACGGCCAGGTCATCGCGATGACCGGCGACGGCGTGAACGACGCGCCCGCGCTGAAGTCGGCCGACATCGGCGTCGCGATGGGCGTCACGGGCACCGAGGTGACCAAGCAGGCGGCGAAGATGATCCTCGGCGACGACGACTTCGCCACGATCGTGGCGGCGGTGCGCCAGGGTCGGGTGATCTTCGACAACATCAAGAAGTTCCTGCGCTACCTGCTGTTCTCGAACATGGGCGAGGTCATGACCGTGTTCTTCGGCGTGGTCCTCGCCGGCGCGCTGGGGCTCGCGGGAGCGAGCGACGAGGCGGTCGTGGCGCCGCTGCTCGCGACGCAGATCCTCTGGATGAACCTCATCACCGACTCCGCGCCCGCGCTCGCGATGGGCGTCGATCCCGAGATCGACGACGTGATGGCCAGGAAGCCGCGCAGCGTCGACGACCGCGCGATCGACGGTCGCATGTGGTTCGGCATCTTCCTCACCGGCGCGGTCATGGCCGTCGCCGCGCTCGGCGTGATGGACCTGTTCCTCCCCGGCGGGCTGATCCCGGGCGGCGAGGACTCGGTCGAGGTCGCGCGAACGGCCGCGTTCACCACCCTCGTGTTCGCCAGCATGCTCACCGGCTTCAACGCACGGTCGGAGACCCGCAGCGCGTTCTTCCGCCCGTTCAGCAACCGGTGGCTGCTCGGCGCGGTCGCGTTGAGCGTGGTGCTGCAGGTCGCCGTCGTCGAGGTGCCGTTCCTGCAGGTCGCGTTCGGCACGGCGCACCTGTCGGCCGAGCACTGGATCGCCTGCATCGCCGCCGCGACGCTCGTGCTCTGGGCGTCCGAGCTGCAGAAGCTCGTGCTGCGGGCGCGCGACCGGGCTCGGTTCGCGGGCTGA
- a CDS encoding oxidoreductase — protein sequence MEILILGGTAWLGRTIAATALERGHQVTCLARGEAGAVAPGAALVAADRSAPGAYDEVAGRDWDAVLEVSWQPGFVRDAVRAIGPRARHWTYVSSGSVYARNDVAGEDESADVLAPYDGDAADREVYGAAKVACEQATAEVVGDRLHVSRPGIIGGPGDHTGRSGYWVRRAARDPEAPLLVPDTPAAATQAIDVRDLVAWLLDAAEQGIAGTFNADGPIVPFAHWVEDSREVGGHTGEVARVSSEWLVQQEVGPLELPFWLPGDDYAGFFARSTVAAEAAGLRLRPPRELLADVLAWERVKGLHAARPAGMPAERERELLGRVA from the coding sequence ATGGAGATCCTCATCCTGGGCGGCACCGCCTGGCTCGGGCGGACGATCGCGGCGACGGCGCTGGAGCGCGGGCACCAGGTGACCTGCCTGGCGCGCGGCGAGGCCGGCGCCGTGGCGCCCGGGGCCGCGTTGGTCGCCGCCGACCGGAGCGCGCCCGGCGCGTACGACGAGGTCGCCGGGCGCGACTGGGACGCCGTGCTCGAGGTGTCGTGGCAGCCCGGGTTCGTGCGCGACGCGGTGCGGGCGATCGGGCCGCGCGCGCGTCACTGGACCTACGTGTCGTCGGGCAGCGTGTACGCGCGCAACGATGTGGCCGGGGAGGACGAGTCGGCCGACGTGCTCGCGCCGTACGACGGCGACGCCGCCGACCGCGAGGTGTACGGCGCAGCGAAGGTCGCGTGCGAGCAGGCGACCGCCGAGGTCGTCGGCGACCGGCTGCACGTCTCGCGACCGGGCATCATCGGCGGGCCGGGCGACCACACCGGACGGTCGGGGTACTGGGTGCGGCGCGCGGCGCGCGACCCCGAGGCGCCGCTGCTCGTGCCCGACACCCCCGCCGCCGCGACCCAGGCGATCGACGTGCGCGACCTCGTCGCCTGGCTGCTCGACGCCGCCGAGCAGGGCATCGCGGGCACGTTCAACGCCGACGGCCCGATCGTGCCGTTCGCGCACTGGGTCGAGGACTCGCGCGAGGTGGGCGGGCACACCGGCGAGGTCGCCCGCGTCTCGTCGGAGTGGCTCGTGCAGCAGGAGGTCGGCCCGCTCGAGCTGCCGTTCTGGCTGCCGGGCGACGACTACGCGGGGTTCTTCGCGCGGTCGACCGTCGCGGCCGAGGCGGCGGGGCTCAGGCTGCGGCCGCCTCGCGAACTGCTCGCGGACGTGCTCGCGTGGGAGCGAGTCAAGGGGCTGCACGCCGCTCGACCGGCGGGCATGCCCGCCGAGCGCGAGCGCGAACTGCTGGGGAGGGTCGCATGA
- a CDS encoding arginase family protein yields the protein MTAALSHDPLWPRAGDWPGPDATGPDDRFDLALLGVPAFRTSLSPTRADTTPAAVRDALRRYSPALVPDRRHDGSAAAAEHRATRSGVHVHGQGVAHRPEASAPLDLGAMRCVDLGDIDEPDGEAGEAATVAAVASALRRSSTLVALGGDNSVTVAAALGAFGADLGRAGLVTIDAHYDLRDGVSNGSPVRRLVEAGLDPARIVQVGIADFANSVAYAQRAADLGITVIHRDELHGRRPADVMAEALAIAGAAGGPVHLDVDVDACDRSVAPACPASVPGGLQAWELRAMVRAAASDPRVRSADLVEIDATTDAPDGRTVRLAALCVLEWLAGVALR from the coding sequence ATGACCGCCGCACTCTCGCACGACCCGCTCTGGCCGCGCGCGGGCGACTGGCCCGGGCCGGATGCCACGGGGCCCGACGACCGCTTCGACCTCGCGCTCCTCGGCGTGCCCGCGTTCCGCACCTCGCTGTCGCCCACGCGCGCCGACACGACGCCCGCGGCCGTGCGCGACGCGCTGCGGCGGTACAGCCCGGCGCTCGTGCCCGACCGGCGGCACGACGGATCGGCGGCTGCGGCCGAGCACCGGGCGACGCGATCGGGCGTGCACGTGCACGGGCAGGGCGTCGCGCATCGGCCCGAGGCATCCGCCCCGCTCGACCTGGGGGCGATGCGCTGCGTCGACCTCGGCGACATCGACGAACCCGACGGCGAGGCGGGGGAGGCGGCGACGGTCGCCGCGGTCGCGTCGGCGCTGCGCCGGTCGTCGACCCTGGTGGCGCTCGGCGGCGACAACTCGGTGACGGTCGCCGCCGCGCTCGGCGCGTTCGGTGCCGACCTCGGGCGAGCCGGGCTCGTCACGATCGACGCGCACTACGACCTGCGCGACGGCGTCTCGAACGGGTCGCCGGTCAGGCGGCTCGTCGAGGCCGGGCTCGACCCGGCGCGCATCGTGCAGGTCGGCATCGCCGACTTCGCGAACTCGGTCGCGTATGCGCAGCGGGCGGCGGACCTCGGCATCACGGTGATCCACCGCGACGAACTGCACGGCCGGCGACCGGCCGACGTCATGGCCGAGGCGCTGGCGATCGCCGGGGCCGCCGGCGGCCCGGTGCACCTCGACGTCGACGTCGACGCGTGCGACCGGTCGGTGGCGCCCGCGTGCCCGGCGTCGGTGCCCGGCGGCCTGCAGGCGTGGGAACTGCGGGCGATGGTGCGGGCCGCGGCGTCCGACCCTCGCGTGCGCTCGGCCGACCTCGTCGAGATCGACGCGACGACGGATGCCCCGGACGGGCGCACCGTGCGCCTTGCCGCGCTGTGCGTGCTGGAGTGGCTCGCGGGGGTCGCGCTGCGCTGA
- a CDS encoding SixA phosphatase family protein — protein MKTLILVRHAKSDWSGRLDDHERPLNDRGQRDAPEMGRRLAERGVVPDVIRSSTAVRARTTAAALAEALGLGADRLVLEERLYGASAAVLRLVAEEFDESVGTGMIVAHDPGMSDLAYALSGSIGRMPTCAVAEFDFDVTHWAETVAAIPVDVRLDTPKG, from the coding sequence ATGAAGACGCTCATCCTGGTGCGGCACGCGAAGTCCGACTGGAGCGGGCGGCTCGACGACCACGAGCGGCCGCTGAACGACCGCGGGCAGCGGGATGCCCCGGAGATGGGCCGGCGGCTCGCCGAGCGCGGGGTCGTGCCCGACGTGATCCGGTCGAGCACGGCGGTGCGGGCGCGCACCACGGCGGCGGCGCTCGCCGAGGCGCTCGGCCTGGGCGCGGACCGGCTCGTGCTCGAGGAGCGGCTCTACGGGGCATCCGCCGCCGTGCTCAGGCTCGTCGCCGAGGAGTTCGACGAGTCGGTCGGCACGGGCATGATCGTGGCCCACGATCCCGGTATGTCGGATCTGGCATACGCGCTGTCGGGCTCGATCGGCCGCATGCCGACCTGCGCGGTCGCCGAGTTCGACTTCGACGTGACGCACTGGGCCGAGACGGTCGCGGCGATCCCCGTCGACGTGCGCCTCGACACCCCGAAGGGCTGA
- a CDS encoding type II toxin-antitoxin system RelE/ParE family toxin: MIVSFRHKGLEALYWTGSKKGVQPAHAPKLLRILGVLDVAQSPADVAIPGFRSHELKGDLAEHWSIWVNGNWRVTFRFVGADVELVDYQDYH, translated from the coding sequence GTGATCGTGAGCTTCCGCCACAAGGGGCTCGAAGCCCTGTACTGGACCGGTTCGAAGAAGGGAGTCCAGCCCGCACATGCTCCGAAGCTCCTGCGCATCCTCGGCGTGCTCGACGTCGCCCAGTCGCCGGCCGACGTTGCGATTCCGGGATTTCGGAGCCACGAACTGAAGGGCGACCTCGCCGAGCACTGGTCGATCTGGGTGAACGGCAACTGGCGGGTCACGTTCCGATTCGTCGGGGCGGATGTCGAACTCGTCGACTATCAGGACTATCACTGA
- a CDS encoding HigA family addiction module antitoxin → MMKHPPHPGEIIGEDVLGELGLTVAEAAARLGVSRVTLSRVIHGHSGVSPNLAVRLERAGVGTARAWLAMQTNYDLARELESRDHEVLPLVVA, encoded by the coding sequence ATGATGAAGCACCCCCCGCACCCCGGGGAGATCATCGGGGAAGACGTGCTGGGCGAGCTGGGGCTGACGGTCGCCGAGGCCGCGGCGCGCCTCGGCGTCTCGCGCGTGACGCTGAGCCGCGTGATCCACGGGCACTCGGGAGTGAGTCCGAACCTCGCGGTGCGCCTGGAGCGCGCCGGCGTCGGCACCGCTCGCGCGTGGCTCGCGATGCAGACGAACTACGACCTGGCCCGCGAGCTCGAGAGCCGCGACCACGAGGTGCTCCCGCTCGTCGTCGCCTGA